The nucleotide window aaatttctaagaagatgtataaggtatttatacattttgaaaagctaactttacattaaatattttatatgaaaaaaaagtataaaatgtttgaaaccgAGGCCTCCCCTCGCGCGGGGACgcctattttgtatgtaaaattaaactttagggcaaaaattctaaaatcgcatattcgatatcaaaatacagTAACCCAATTTAAGGTACGGTCAGATTAGGCAAACATTTGACACTCTTATGTTTGACTGTATTTGCCCAAAATACTTTTGaagcaatacaaattttattttctggtCACACTACGCACATTTGTTTGCccatttttgtttgataaaacaGACATTAAATATTGTCAAATACACATATGGGAAAACATGTTTGACTTGCGGTCACACATTGACAAATATTTgccttataaaaatatttgttcaaactgtcagaaaacataaaattatttttatgaaaatacaaaCGTACATCGAAATGGAAGATTgtgaaacttttttaatattatgcTGTGGTGCGGCTGCGGCAGTGATATTAGAAGAGGAGAAAAGCcaatataacaacaaaaaaccgAGACAATGGGTTAGAGAGTGGGTTCGTCGTCGAAATGATGAGGGATGTTGTTccaaattattaaaagaattacGTTTGGAAACCCCGTctttatattcaaattttttacgAATGAACTCATCTGATTTTGACTACTTGGTaagttcaaattatatatatatatttatatatagaccaatctaattttgttcattttaagCTTAAATTAGTGACACCTcttataaaaaaacagacaacaaAGCTTCGTCAGCCGATTTCGCCTACAGAACGTTTAGCGGTCACACTTCGTTACTTGGCTACTGGCGAGAGTTTCAGATCTCTTCAATATGTTTTTCGTATTCCGCATAATACAATTTCAGGAATTATTCCTGAAGTTTGCGATGCTATTTATAGTGTTTTACAGCCGAACTATTTAAAAGTATAatacttttcattattttgtatagcttttaataatataattatagaTACCATCATCAGAAGAAGAATGGAAATCCGTTTCCGAGAAATTTCTGCAGTTGTGGAATTTTCCTAACTGCATCGGATCTATAGATGGTAAACATGTTGTTATGACTGCACCAACACATTCAGGAAGTGTTTACTATAATTACAAAGGTAAATACAGTAAccaactttatttttttgttttatttcttttgtgttCGATATTTGCAGGTACACATAGTATTGTACTAATGGCCATTTCCGATGCATCctataagtttttata belongs to Calliphora vicina chromosome 4, idCalVici1.1, whole genome shotgun sequence and includes:
- the LOC135956609 gene encoding putative nuclease HARBI1 — translated: MEDCETFLILCCGAAAAVILEEEKSQYNNKKPRQWVREWVRRRNDEGCCSKLLKELRLETPSLYSNFLRMNSSDFDYLLKLVTPLIKKQTTKLRQPISPTERLAVTLRYLATGESFRSLQYVFRIPHNTISGIIPEVCDAIYSVLQPNYLKIPSSEEEWKSVSEKFLQLWNFPNCIGSIDGKHVVMTAPTHSGSVYYNYKGTHSIVLMAISDASYKFLYIDVGSNGRISDGGVFRKCSFHNALVNKKLNIPPPKPLPMRTMPVPYLLVADDAFALTPNLIKPFSARNMNAMQRVFNYRLSRARRVIENAFGIMSARFRVMRSPIKLEPLKTRQITLACCVLHNFLMSQQSSIYFNSNLVDHYSEDGTLIPGEWRNEQIGSSLSSIQTPSYYIAPEASKIREEFSQYFVEEGEVSFQYKHI